A window of Apium graveolens cultivar Ventura chromosome 8, ASM990537v1, whole genome shotgun sequence contains these coding sequences:
- the LOC141678400 gene encoding alkaline ceramidase-like has protein sequence MEDEILSFWGPVTSSTDWCEPNYVYSSYIAEFFNTIGNIPGILLALIGLVNALRQRFEKRFSILHLSNIILAMGGMLFHATLQRLQQQGDETPMVWEMLLYIYILYSPDWHYRSTMPTFLFLYGAIFAVVHSQIRFGIGFKVHYAVLCLLCIPRMYKYYIYTEDISAKRLAKLYVITLLLASICWLCDRVYCKEISGWYVNPQGHALWHVLMGFNSYYANTFLMFCRAQQRQWNPKVKHLMGLFPYVKIEKPKIQ, from the exons ATGGAAGACGAAATATTAAGCTTCTGGGGACCTGTCACGTCCAGTACTGACTGGTGCGAGCCGAACTATGTCTACTCTTCTTACATTGCAGAGTTTTTCAATACAATTGGTAACATTCCAGGCATTCTTTTGGCACTCATTGGTCTTGTAAATGCCTTGAGACAACGGTTTGAGAAAAGATTCAGCATACTTCACTTATCGAATATAATTCTTGCCATGGGGGGCATGCTATTTCATGCTACATTGCAGAGATT GCAGCAGCAAGGTGATGAAACGCCAATGGTGTGGGAGATGCTCCTATACATCTACATACTATACTCTCCAGATTGGCATTATCGTAGTACCATGCCCACCTTTTTGTTCCTATATGGTGCAATATTTGCCGTTGTGCATTCACAAATCCGGTTTGGAATTGGATTCAAAGTGCATTACGCGGTTCTTTGTCTTCTATGCATTCCTCGAATGTACAAGTATTACATTTATACGGAAGATATATCTGCAAAGCGTCTTGCAAAACTATACGTAATAACCTTATTGCTGGCAAGTATATGCTGGCTCTGTGATCGTGTTTACTGCAAGGAGATTTCTGGCTGGTATGTTAATCCACAAGGTCATGCATTATGGCACGTATTGATGGGTTTCAACTCATATTATGCCAACACATTCCTGATGTTCTGTCGTGCTCAACAAAGACAATGGAATCCAAAGGTTAAGCACCTCATGGGACTATTCCCTTATGTGAAGATTGAAAAGCCGAAAATCCAGTAA